From a single Candoia aspera isolate rCanAsp1 chromosome 2, rCanAsp1.hap2, whole genome shotgun sequence genomic region:
- the LOC134491061 gene encoding ovostatin-like: MYCLEAGLEKGNTTIYDQALLAYAFGLADNKHKLDLLLDKLIESAKKEGGSLHWERDDRPPAEPSPSFYPRASSAEIEMASYMLLALPTIPSITPEQMTISSQVAQWISQQQNSYGSSSTTQDTVVAIQALAQFSQLTFSEDSQNSVKIHSNKPFEKVFEVDNTNRLLLQQTSLPDVPGEYSIDVKGSGCVFTQLYWEV, translated from the exons ATGTACTGTTTGGAGGCtggattagaaaaaggaaatACTACTATTTATGACCAAGCTCTCCTGGCCTATGCCTTTGGCTTAGCTGATAATAAACACAAACTGGATTTGTTACTGGATAAACTGATTGAATCAGCTAAGAAGGAAG GTGGCTCATTACACTGGGAACGAGATGACAGGCCACCTGCAGAACCATCTCCCTCTTTCTATCCACGTGCTTCGTCTGCGGAGATTGAGATGGCCAGCTATATGCTTTTGGCATTGCCGACTATACCCAGCATAACTCCAGAGCAAATGACAATATCATCACAGGTCGCGCAGTGGATTTCCCAGCAGCAGAATTCCTATGGAAGCTCCTCTACCACGCAG GACACAGTTGTAGCTATACAAGCTTTGGCTCAGTTTAGCCAACTTACCTTCTCTGAGGACAGTCAGAATTCTGTCAAGATCCACTCTAACAAACCTTTTGAGAAAGTCTTTGAGGTAGATAATACCAACCGACTATTGCTGCAACAGACTTCCTTGCCTGATGTTCCAGGAGAATATTCCATTGATGTGAAGGGCAGTGGATGTGTCTTTACACAG TTATACTGGGAAGTGTAA